One region of Rhodothermus profundi genomic DNA includes:
- a CDS encoding efflux RND transporter periplasmic adaptor subunit codes for MKRALWLLTGLVLVAALAFLVFSSDSGQAAETVPTVTVRRGEIVDKALAVGTIEPRVEISIKSQVAGVVRQLFVEAGDYVEAGTPLLEIQPNPTPQELIEAERRLQLRELEVATLYREFQRQQQLFARKLISEQEYEQARQAYEEAQLQLQMAREQLALLREGRVRTESGQVETVVRAPISGYILEKMIEVGDPVVPLTSYQEGTVLMTMADMSDLVFRGTVDEIDVGRLQEGMTAQIKIGALPQAQVTGRLSKIWLKARKEENTTVFPVEIEIIEAVMRDPRDPEGAPRPLVLRAGYSANAEIIIEKRENVLLIPERVITYSGDTARVTVVLPDGTTETRVIQTGLSDALHVEVVAGLEEGMKVQEKPLPQIQ; via the coding sequence ATGAAACGCGCACTCTGGCTACTGACGGGGCTGGTGCTTGTTGCCGCGCTGGCATTTTTGGTGTTTTCCTCTGACAGTGGACAGGCGGCGGAAACGGTACCGACGGTTACGGTAAGGCGGGGCGAGATTGTTGACAAGGCGCTGGCGGTTGGGACCATTGAGCCCCGCGTTGAGATCAGCATTAAGTCTCAGGTGGCCGGGGTTGTGCGTCAGTTGTTCGTAGAGGCCGGCGATTATGTGGAGGCTGGAACGCCCCTTCTGGAGATTCAGCCCAATCCCACTCCCCAGGAGCTTATTGAAGCTGAGCGGCGGCTCCAGTTGCGTGAGCTTGAAGTAGCAACGCTATATCGAGAATTTCAGCGGCAGCAGCAGCTTTTTGCGCGCAAGCTGATTTCGGAGCAGGAGTACGAGCAGGCCCGTCAGGCGTACGAAGAGGCCCAGCTCCAGCTTCAGATGGCCCGAGAGCAACTGGCCCTGTTGCGCGAAGGCCGGGTGCGCACCGAGTCGGGCCAGGTGGAGACAGTCGTTCGCGCGCCGATCAGCGGCTACATTCTGGAGAAGATGATCGAAGTGGGCGACCCGGTGGTGCCGCTTACCTCCTATCAGGAGGGTACGGTATTGATGACCATGGCAGATATGAGCGACCTGGTCTTTCGGGGCACGGTAGACGAAATCGACGTAGGCCGCCTTCAGGAGGGCATGACGGCCCAGATCAAGATCGGTGCGTTGCCGCAGGCGCAGGTAACCGGTCGCCTGTCGAAAATCTGGCTCAAAGCCCGAAAAGAAGAAAATACCACAGTTTTTCCGGTGGAAATTGAAATCATCGAGGCCGTTATGCGGGACCCGCGCGACCCGGAAGGCGCTCCTCGTCCGCTGGTACTTCGGGCCGGGTACTCGGCTAACGCAGAAATCATTATCGAAAAACGCGAAAACGTCCTTCTTATTCCGGAGCGTGTGATCACCTACAGCGGTGACACGGCGCGCGTGACAGTGGTGCTTCCGGACGGCACGACCGAAACGCGCGTCATCCAGACCGGCCTCAGCGACGCGCTGCACGTCGAAGTAGTAGCAGGACTGGAGGAAGGCATGAAGGTGCAGGAAAAACCGCTACCGCAAATTCAATGA
- a CDS encoding ABC transporter permease, whose translation MRWLPTLEQLLHDLKAQRLRTTLTVLGITWGTVAVVVLLAFGVGFERQTRKNMHGMGEGIVVLFAGVTTRPFQGYPDGRPIRLREEDAWLLQREIPAIAAISPEYLNRQTPVRRGRAITNPAITGVYPAYGHLRNIIPEPGGRFLNEQDLKRRRRVVVLGDQVKQLLFGSENAVGQQIYIGQTPFLVVGVMQPKTQANSYYARDADRIFIPASTFRVLFGDRYVNNLVYRPVDPDLSPQIKRAVYTTLGRRYRFDPADEDALGMWDTNEADRFVKYFFLGFNLFMGLIGSFTLTVGGIGVANIMYVVVQERTREIGIKRAVGARRRDILGPFFLETFLIVAIGALLGFFIAYGLIQIASALPFQEAIGRPELSPAVVIVTVGLLLLIALLAGYFPARRAARLDPVECLRH comes from the coding sequence ATGCGCTGGCTGCCCACCCTGGAGCAGTTACTACACGATTTGAAGGCGCAGCGGCTGCGCACGACGCTTACGGTCCTGGGGATTACCTGGGGCACCGTGGCCGTCGTGGTGCTCCTGGCCTTTGGCGTGGGCTTTGAGCGGCAGACGCGCAAGAACATGCACGGCATGGGCGAAGGCATTGTCGTGCTCTTTGCCGGTGTAACCACCCGGCCTTTTCAGGGATACCCCGACGGCCGGCCTATTCGACTCCGCGAGGAGGATGCCTGGCTGCTTCAGCGCGAAATTCCGGCGATTGCTGCCATCAGCCCTGAATACCTGAACCGCCAGACACCGGTGCGGCGAGGCCGTGCCATCACCAATCCAGCTATTACCGGTGTTTATCCAGCGTATGGACACCTGCGCAACATCATTCCAGAGCCGGGCGGACGCTTTTTGAACGAACAGGATTTGAAGCGACGTCGCCGGGTCGTCGTGCTGGGAGATCAGGTGAAACAATTACTATTTGGCAGCGAAAATGCGGTAGGTCAGCAGATCTACATTGGTCAGACGCCCTTTCTGGTGGTGGGCGTCATGCAACCCAAAACGCAGGCCAACTCCTATTACGCACGCGACGCCGACCGCATTTTTATTCCAGCTTCGACGTTCCGCGTGCTCTTTGGCGATCGCTACGTAAACAACCTGGTCTATCGCCCCGTTGACCCGGACCTCAGTCCGCAGATAAAACGGGCCGTCTATACGACTCTGGGGCGCCGCTACCGCTTTGATCCTGCCGACGAAGACGCCCTGGGCATGTGGGATACCAACGAAGCAGACCGATTCGTCAAGTATTTCTTCCTGGGGTTCAATCTGTTCATGGGACTGATCGGCAGCTTTACGCTGACGGTGGGAGGCATTGGCGTAGCCAACATCATGTATGTGGTAGTGCAGGAGCGCACGCGGGAGATCGGCATCAAACGAGCCGTGGGTGCCCGGCGCCGGGACATCCTGGGACCGTTCTTCTTAGAAACGTTCCTGATCGTAGCGATAGGCGCATTGCTGGGATTCTTTATCGCTTACGGCCTCATCCAGATAGCAAGCGCCCTGCCGTTCCAGGAAGCAATAGGGCGCCCGGAGCTCTCTCCAGCGGTCGTTATCGTAACGGTGGGCTTGTTGCTTCTGATCGCCCTGCTGGCGGGCTACTTTCCGGCCCGTCGCGCTGCTCGCCTTGACCCTGTGGAATGCCTTCGTCACTAA
- a CDS encoding ABC transporter permease encodes MWKILLQEFWHDLKGQRLRAFLTLFAITWGTLSVVLLLAFGEGLGRTLVNGFLNTGDHIFMIYGGETSKAFEGLPKGRRIRLVREDLDLLLRAVPALASGSVSYGRWGTILEAGDVRTSTYMEGVDPAFELLRRAYPVRGGRFLNEEDLRRKRRVVFLGDELARRLFGTQDPVGQTVHIDGLPFTVVGVMQPKLQTTMHNGPDALRAIIPSTTFEAIYGYRYVGHLLVRPRSAGEAERVKQEIYRVLGRRYQFDPTDERALVIWDFIEQVRILNRITLGIQIFLGLVGGLTLLLAGVGVANIMYVSVRERTREFGIKRALGARRRVVQLQVIFEALLIALAGGAIGLFISWALVEAVRHLPAKEGALEFLANPVLSLPIALLTVGLLTLIGLAAGLFPARRAARVDPVEALRYE; translated from the coding sequence ATGTGGAAAATTCTGCTTCAGGAATTCTGGCACGATCTGAAGGGGCAGCGGCTGCGCGCCTTTCTCACGTTGTTTGCCATCACCTGGGGCACCCTTTCGGTAGTGTTACTGCTGGCCTTTGGAGAGGGGTTGGGCCGCACGCTGGTTAATGGATTCCTGAACACAGGCGATCACATCTTCATGATTTACGGAGGCGAAACCAGCAAAGCGTTCGAAGGACTGCCCAAAGGGCGGCGCATTCGCCTGGTGCGGGAAGACCTAGATCTGTTGCTCCGCGCCGTGCCCGCATTGGCATCGGGCAGCGTTTCCTATGGACGCTGGGGTACCATCCTGGAGGCCGGCGACGTGCGCACTTCAACCTATATGGAAGGCGTTGACCCAGCATTTGAGCTGCTACGCCGCGCCTATCCTGTTCGGGGCGGCCGTTTCTTAAACGAGGAGGATCTGCGCCGCAAACGACGCGTCGTGTTCCTGGGCGATGAACTGGCCCGCCGACTCTTTGGCACGCAGGATCCTGTAGGTCAAACCGTCCACATCGACGGCCTCCCCTTCACCGTCGTGGGCGTCATGCAGCCCAAGCTGCAGACGACCATGCACAACGGTCCCGATGCCCTGCGGGCCATCATTCCGTCCACCACGTTTGAAGCCATCTACGGCTATCGTTACGTCGGCCATTTACTGGTGCGCCCTCGCAGCGCAGGCGAAGCAGAACGGGTCAAGCAAGAAATCTATCGCGTGCTGGGCCGCCGCTACCAGTTTGACCCCACCGATGAACGTGCGCTTGTCATTTGGGACTTTATCGAGCAGGTTCGCATCCTTAACCGCATCACCCTGGGTATTCAGATTTTCCTGGGACTGGTAGGTGGGCTGACGCTCCTCCTGGCCGGTGTAGGGGTAGCCAACATTATGTATGTATCGGTGCGCGAGCGCACGCGTGAGTTTGGCATTAAGCGGGCTCTTGGAGCCCGTCGGCGTGTCGTGCAGCTTCAAGTGATCTTCGAAGCATTGCTGATTGCGCTTGCAGGCGGCGCCATCGGTCTGTTCATTTCCTGGGCGCTGGTTGAAGCCGTGCGCCATCTTCCTGCTAAAGAAGGGGCGCTAGAATTTCTGGCCAATCCTGTTCTTTCCTTACCCATTGCTCTGCTGACCGTAGGCCTGTTGACCTTGATCGGGCTGGCAGCCGGTCTCTTCCCGGCCCGTCGCGCCGCTCGGGTCGATCCCGTTGAAGCGCTGCGCTACGAGTAA
- the glnA gene encoding type I glutamate--ammonia ligase — MAPPLIAEMPVETRKQAIQKVFELIEKEGAQMVDIRFVDFLGQQQHFSIPANQFEPDHFDEGVGFDGSSIRGWKSIHESDMLVIPDPTTAFIDPFFQHKTVVLIGEIHEPGTLEPFPRCPRGIARRAEQFLKQQGIADVAYFGPEAEFFVFDHASFDEGPNHAFYKIDSDEGAWNRGRHDSLGYKPTTKGGYFPVPPTDSLQNLRAEMVLHMEAIGIPVECQHHEVASGGQCEIDFRFQPLLKCADTLMNYKYIVKNTAWKYGKTVTFMPKPIFGDNGSGMHTHISLWKDEQPLFFGDKYAGLSQEALWFIGGILHHAPAVIAFTNPTSNSFRRLVPGFEAPVNLVYSARNRSAAIRIPVYSNSPKAKRIEARFPDPSCNPYLAFSALLLAGLDGIRNQIDPGQPIDKDIYHLSPEEQAALPQAPKSLEEALEALEKDHEFLLQGGVFTEDVIEAWIQYKYDNEVQQLRMRPHPYEFSLYFDV, encoded by the coding sequence ATGGCACCGCCGTTGATTGCCGAGATGCCTGTAGAGACCCGCAAGCAAGCGATCCAGAAAGTATTCGAGCTGATCGAAAAGGAAGGGGCCCAGATGGTCGATATTCGTTTTGTTGACTTTCTGGGCCAGCAGCAGCACTTTTCGATCCCGGCCAACCAGTTCGAGCCTGACCATTTTGACGAAGGCGTAGGCTTTGACGGTTCGTCGATCCGGGGTTGGAAGAGCATTCACGAGTCCGACATGCTGGTCATTCCCGATCCGACGACCGCTTTTATCGATCCGTTCTTTCAGCACAAGACCGTTGTGCTCATTGGTGAAATTCATGAGCCGGGCACCTTGGAGCCCTTTCCCCGCTGCCCCCGCGGCATCGCCCGTCGCGCCGAGCAGTTCCTGAAGCAGCAGGGCATTGCCGACGTAGCCTACTTCGGTCCAGAGGCAGAGTTTTTCGTATTCGACCACGCTTCATTCGATGAAGGCCCCAACCACGCCTTCTACAAGATTGACTCGGATGAGGGGGCCTGGAACCGCGGCCGTCATGACAGCCTGGGCTACAAGCCCACGACCAAGGGCGGCTACTTCCCGGTACCGCCGACAGACTCGCTCCAGAATCTGCGGGCGGAGATGGTGCTGCACATGGAAGCTATTGGCATTCCCGTTGAGTGCCAGCACCACGAGGTGGCTTCCGGCGGCCAGTGCGAGATCGACTTTCGCTTCCAGCCGCTGCTGAAGTGCGCCGACACGCTGATGAACTACAAATACATTGTCAAAAATACGGCCTGGAAGTACGGCAAGACGGTAACGTTCATGCCCAAGCCGATCTTCGGAGACAACGGCTCGGGCATGCATACGCACATCTCGCTATGGAAGGATGAGCAGCCGCTGTTCTTCGGAGACAAGTATGCTGGCTTGAGCCAGGAGGCACTCTGGTTCATTGGGGGCATTCTGCATCACGCGCCGGCTGTCATTGCCTTTACCAATCCCACCTCGAACTCCTTCCGCCGTCTGGTACCTGGCTTTGAGGCTCCGGTGAACCTGGTCTATTCGGCTCGTAACCGTAGCGCGGCTATCCGCATTCCGGTCTACTCCAACAGCCCCAAGGCCAAGCGGATTGAAGCGCGCTTCCCGGACCCGTCCTGCAATCCGTACCTGGCCTTCTCCGCGCTGCTGCTGGCCGGGCTGGACGGCATCCGCAACCAGATTGACCCGGGGCAGCCCATCGACAAAGACATCTATCACCTGTCGCCGGAGGAACAGGCCGCCCTGCCGCAGGCGCCCAAGTCACTTGAAGAAGCGCTCGAGGCGCTTGAAAAGGACCATGAGTTCCTGCTGCAGGGAGGTGTCTTTACGGAAGACGTAATTGAGGCCTGGATTCAGTACAAGTACGACAACGAGGTGCAGCAGCTCCGGATGCGTCCGCATCCGTACGAATTCTCGCTGTACTTCGACGTGTAA
- a CDS encoding DUF7282 domain-containing protein, with translation MRGRNTLRCKWVGWLLVGVLTGCDAAQEPVLTPQIVAGNQMLVNQQVKIKKVVAPEHGWVVVRRIDQAPQLAGVAAVAEGIRLNLPVPYALTLGDYEVAWCSAMLYRDLGRIGQFEPEVDRPFMVDQQPVEARFFLFKGGEVTDGWIVVEDQEVVNRTVIIEEVGVGEPADLVIHRDAGNRPKVPGVIARKPLEPGIHRQVEVKLFPEETVSCGERLWPMLHVRSVSDEQPYDIDKPIITTSFVVLCVP, from the coding sequence ATGAGGGGAAGGAATACGCTGCGCTGCAAGTGGGTCGGCTGGCTGCTGGTCGGGGTACTGACCGGTTGTGATGCCGCCCAGGAGCCGGTGTTAACGCCTCAGATTGTGGCGGGAAACCAGATGCTGGTCAACCAGCAGGTAAAAATCAAAAAGGTGGTGGCGCCGGAGCATGGATGGGTGGTCGTTCGACGCATTGATCAAGCACCGCAATTGGCCGGTGTGGCGGCTGTAGCGGAGGGGATCCGGCTGAACCTGCCGGTGCCTTATGCGCTTACCCTGGGCGATTATGAAGTGGCCTGGTGTTCGGCAATGCTCTACCGCGATCTTGGACGCATTGGTCAGTTTGAACCCGAGGTGGATCGTCCCTTTATGGTGGATCAGCAGCCGGTGGAAGCACGCTTTTTCCTTTTTAAGGGAGGAGAGGTAACGGACGGATGGATTGTGGTCGAAGATCAAGAGGTCGTTAACCGGACGGTGATCATCGAAGAGGTAGGGGTGGGAGAACCTGCCGATCTGGTCATTCATCGAGATGCTGGTAATCGACCGAAAGTCCCGGGTGTTATTGCGCGCAAGCCGTTGGAGCCAGGCATTCATCGGCAGGTGGAAGTTAAGCTCTTTCCCGAAGAAACTGTTTCCTGCGGAGAACGCCTCTGGCCTATGTTGCACGTGCGTTCGGTATCAGACGAGCAGCCGTATGATATTGATAAACCGATCATTACGACTTCTTTTGTTGTGCTTTGCGTGCCGTAA
- a CDS encoding VPS10 domain-containing protein, translating to MRKLRLLIWTLGLLAQGATAQPAIFSQIPARNIGPAGIGGRIHDVEALPDNPATIYVAAASGGLWKTTNNGTTWTPIFDDQPVSTFGDLAIAPSQPNILYAGTGEQNNRQSTSWGNGVYRSDDGGKTWRHLGLEETRHIARIVVHPENPEVVYVAALGNLWKESEARGVYRSRDGGRTWEKVLYVDAYTGAVDLVMDPRNPQVLYAAMYQRMRKVWGFNGGGPGSGIYKSTDGGDTWQKLTNGIPAGDKGRIGLAIARSNPQVLYAVIEHAEEGGVYRSHDGGASWEKVNSLNPRPMYYSHIYVDPNHEDRVYLLAVNFYKSEDGGRTFLQMPTRPTYDVGIHSDYHALWIDPNNSAHFLLAGDGGLFETWDMGETYRKINNFVIAQFYAIGVDWRTPFYYVYGGTQDNHSWMGPSATRRWIGILNDDWVQIGFGDGMYHAPDPTSPRYVYNSEQNGEAYRVDALTGDMLYIRPIPPEGEPVYRFDWITPVVLSRFDPRTVYLGGNRLFISHDRGETWRRTPDLTRQIDRDTLKLMGVPGKDIRLSRHDGVASFGEITTISESPLSPEILWVGTDDGNVQVSRDGGRTWTEVGHNIPAIHLPGRPYGRYVSRVVASRRSPGSAYVTLDGHHEGDFAPYVYRTDDFGNTWEALTNGLPSDGSVHVLVEHPLNPNVLFLGTERALFYSLDAGQHWYRLDNNLPTTIYRDLIIHPRDLDLVIGTHGRGIWIMDDIGFLAEWSPALHEKPAHLFAIRPAHFFHYWKATSYRSQAAYAGENRPFGALITYYLSRPVDSVRIDIYNAAGRRVRQLSGPGEAGKFLRVVWDLRHEPPPYRETRPQREGLVYAERLLPELPRPVTPVGPFVSPGVYRVVLRAGDYVEERTVQVKPDPEMPISEAAYRMREAFLLEVLSLQRQAFAAEESVQALEQQLRGRADAARIDSVQALRRSLQQTRRALDRLAGIFNGRGVRQGSLYPPAAVHYRQKKQLERRLRELMQRLEQYRQPQMQ from the coding sequence ATGCGAAAGCTCAGACTCCTCATCTGGACGCTCGGCCTGCTGGCGCAGGGTGCAACAGCTCAACCAGCCATCTTCAGCCAGATACCTGCTCGCAACATCGGGCCTGCTGGTATTGGAGGACGTATTCATGACGTGGAAGCGCTGCCGGACAATCCGGCTACGATCTATGTGGCAGCCGCTTCCGGTGGCCTCTGGAAAACCACGAACAACGGAACGACCTGGACTCCCATTTTCGATGATCAGCCAGTCAGTACCTTCGGGGATCTGGCTATTGCGCCCTCCCAGCCGAATATCCTGTATGCCGGCACCGGTGAGCAGAACAATCGGCAGAGCACTTCGTGGGGGAATGGGGTCTATCGCTCGGACGACGGAGGAAAAACCTGGCGGCATCTCGGGCTGGAAGAAACGCGCCACATTGCGCGCATCGTGGTACACCCAGAAAATCCGGAGGTGGTGTACGTAGCCGCACTGGGCAACCTGTGGAAGGAAAGTGAAGCGCGGGGGGTGTACCGGTCGAGGGACGGGGGACGCACCTGGGAGAAGGTGCTGTACGTGGATGCGTATACCGGTGCGGTTGATCTGGTGATGGATCCCCGAAATCCTCAGGTGCTCTATGCAGCAATGTATCAGCGGATGCGGAAAGTATGGGGATTCAATGGCGGAGGGCCTGGCAGTGGCATTTACAAGTCCACAGACGGGGGAGATACCTGGCAGAAGCTAACCAACGGGATTCCGGCAGGAGATAAGGGGCGTATTGGGCTGGCCATTGCGCGCTCCAACCCGCAGGTCCTGTATGCCGTCATTGAGCACGCGGAGGAAGGAGGGGTTTATCGCTCGCATGATGGCGGGGCTTCCTGGGAGAAGGTAAACAGCCTGAATCCGCGTCCCATGTACTACAGCCACATCTATGTTGACCCCAACCACGAAGACCGCGTCTACCTGCTGGCAGTAAATTTCTACAAGAGCGAAGATGGGGGGCGTACCTTCCTCCAGATGCCTACGCGTCCTACCTATGACGTAGGCATTCATTCGGACTACCATGCGCTCTGGATCGATCCCAACAATTCGGCGCATTTCCTTCTGGCCGGCGATGGGGGCCTGTTTGAAACCTGGGACATGGGAGAAACCTATCGCAAAATCAATAACTTTGTTATTGCGCAGTTCTATGCCATTGGTGTAGACTGGCGCACGCCGTTCTACTACGTCTATGGTGGCACGCAGGATAACCATTCCTGGATGGGGCCTTCGGCTACCCGTCGCTGGATTGGCATTCTTAACGACGACTGGGTACAGATTGGTTTTGGCGATGGGATGTATCATGCACCGGACCCTACCTCGCCACGCTACGTGTACAACTCAGAGCAAAACGGAGAAGCCTATCGGGTTGATGCGTTAACAGGGGACATGTTGTATATCCGGCCAATTCCTCCCGAAGGGGAGCCAGTCTATCGCTTCGATTGGATCACTCCGGTTGTGCTGTCGCGCTTCGATCCGCGCACGGTCTATCTGGGCGGAAATCGACTGTTTATTTCGCATGACCGCGGAGAGACGTGGCGGCGCACGCCGGACCTGACGCGGCAAATTGACCGCGATACGTTGAAGCTGATGGGGGTGCCCGGGAAGGATATTCGGCTGTCCCGGCATGATGGCGTGGCTTCGTTTGGCGAAATTACCACCATTTCGGAGTCGCCTCTTTCTCCGGAAATCCTGTGGGTGGGCACCGACGATGGCAATGTGCAGGTGTCGCGCGATGGCGGTCGCACCTGGACCGAAGTGGGGCATAACATTCCGGCCATTCATCTGCCCGGGCGACCCTACGGACGTTACGTCAGCCGGGTCGTTGCTTCGCGGCGCAGTCCGGGTAGTGCGTACGTAACGCTGGATGGTCATCACGAGGGTGACTTTGCTCCGTATGTGTATCGCACGGATGATTTTGGAAATACCTGGGAAGCCCTGACCAACGGTTTACCTTCGGACGGGTCGGTCCATGTCCTGGTGGAGCATCCGTTGAATCCCAATGTGCTCTTTCTGGGGACGGAACGGGCTCTTTTCTACTCCCTGGATGCCGGGCAACACTGGTATCGCCTGGACAATAACCTGCCGACCACGATTTACCGCGACCTGATCATTCATCCTCGGGATCTGGATCTGGTCATCGGGACGCATGGTCGGGGCATCTGGATCATGGATGACATCGGATTTCTGGCTGAGTGGTCGCCTGCGCTTCACGAAAAGCCTGCGCATCTGTTTGCCATCCGGCCTGCTCATTTCTTCCACTACTGGAAGGCGACGTCGTATCGGAGCCAGGCTGCTTACGCCGGAGAGAATCGTCCCTTTGGGGCGCTGATCACCTATTATCTGAGTCGTCCAGTGGACAGCGTTCGGATTGACATTTACAACGCGGCCGGTCGGCGCGTGCGGCAACTCAGCGGCCCAGGCGAAGCCGGAAAGTTCTTGCGGGTCGTGTGGGATTTGCGGCACGAGCCGCCTCCTTATCGGGAGACGCGGCCGCAGCGCGAAGGATTGGTGTATGCGGAGCGCTTGCTGCCTGAGCTGCCGCGGCCGGTTACGCCCGTCGGACCGTTTGTGTCGCCAGGAGTCTACCGGGTGGTGTTGCGAGCGGGCGATTATGTGGAGGAACGGACGGTGCAGGTGAAGCCCGACCCTGAAATGCCAATTTCTGAGGCGGCCTATCGCATGCGCGAAGCATTTCTGCTGGAGGTGCTGTCGTTGCAGCGCCAGGCTTTTGCTGCAGAAGAGTCAGTGCAGGCGCTTGAGCAGCAGTTGCGCGGCCGTGCAGACGCGGCTCGCATCGATAGCGTGCAGGCGCTGCGTCGTTCGCTTCAGCAGACGCGTCGGGCGCTGGACCGCCTGGCCGGGATCTTCAACGGGCGAGGTGTTAGACAGGGCTCATTGTATCCGCCTGCTGCGGTGCACTACAGGCAGAAAAAGCAGCTGGAGCGTCGATTGCGCGAGCTAATGCAACGTCTAGAACAGTATCGGCAACCTCAAATGCAATGA
- a CDS encoding RagB/SusD family nutrient uptake outer membrane protein, with protein sequence MTRYRWLLVSLGVALGMGTLLGCEEGLFKVKNPGRILDEDLNTDRALNAVVVGMSADFSVVFDDIAFIVARLSDEMEASGSYFLSTRARHGIIDYRDTDAYWEGIQRARFVAEDGLRRMQKVLGDAFNGDPRVARAYLFAGLANRVLGENFCRVVFDGGPDQPKEAAFERAVQFFTEAINQAQQAGTDDILLAAYGGRAQAYMGLGDWSKAVADAQRVPTDFVYYAIYSDNSTREYNVIFLETHQRHEMSAYQTLAHRVAMERGSPDPRAPFTDCREGDCPNAQGADGSTPHLRQEKYADRGADIPVVKGTEMRLIEAEAALRNGDLATALAKINEVRTFYGLDPIDPATVSGIGDLRNADENDGWSILDRERHLTLWLEGRRLWDLHRWNHPFLEGGTIVYPGVNPRASCLPISQSECQTNPNIDQTQNCQPFAAGG encoded by the coding sequence ATGACGCGTTATAGATGGCTGCTGGTCTCGTTAGGGGTAGCCCTGGGCATGGGCACGTTGCTGGGGTGTGAAGAAGGGCTCTTCAAGGTGAAGAACCCGGGCCGCATCCTGGACGAAGATCTGAACACGGATCGGGCGCTCAATGCCGTAGTGGTCGGCATGTCGGCCGACTTCTCGGTCGTCTTTGACGACATTGCCTTTATCGTGGCGCGGCTTTCGGACGAGATGGAAGCCAGTGGCAGCTATTTCCTCTCGACGCGCGCCCGCCACGGCATTATTGATTATCGAGACACAGATGCCTACTGGGAAGGCATCCAACGGGCCCGCTTTGTCGCAGAAGATGGCCTGCGGCGCATGCAGAAAGTGCTGGGGGATGCCTTCAATGGGGACCCACGGGTAGCTCGCGCTTACCTGTTTGCCGGTCTGGCCAACCGGGTGCTTGGCGAAAACTTCTGCCGCGTGGTCTTTGATGGCGGGCCCGATCAGCCCAAGGAAGCGGCCTTCGAACGGGCGGTGCAATTTTTTACGGAAGCGATTAACCAGGCACAGCAGGCTGGTACCGACGACATTCTGCTGGCAGCCTATGGAGGACGCGCCCAGGCCTACATGGGACTGGGGGATTGGAGCAAGGCCGTAGCCGACGCTCAGCGCGTTCCGACCGACTTTGTCTACTACGCGATCTATTCGGATAACTCAACCCGTGAGTATAACGTCATCTTTCTGGAAACGCACCAGCGCCATGAGATGTCGGCGTATCAGACTCTGGCCCATCGCGTAGCCATGGAGCGGGGTAGCCCGGATCCCCGGGCGCCGTTTACCGACTGCCGGGAGGGAGATTGCCCCAACGCGCAGGGCGCCGATGGCAGCACACCGCACCTGCGCCAGGAGAAGTATGCAGACCGAGGCGCGGATATTCCGGTAGTTAAAGGAACCGAAATGCGCCTCATTGAGGCAGAAGCCGCGCTTCGCAATGGTGATCTGGCTACCGCTCTGGCCAAAATCAATGAGGTGCGCACGTTCTATGGCCTGGATCCGATTGATCCGGCTACGGTCTCGGGCATAGGGGATCTGCGCAACGCTGATGAAAACGACGGGTGGTCTATTCTGGATCGGGAGCGGCACCTGACGCTCTGGCTGGAGGGACGCCGGCTCTGGGATCTGCACCGATGGAATCACCCCTTCCTGGAAGGGGGCACGATCGTCTATCCAGGCGTCAATCCGCGGGCTTCGTGCCTGCCCATCAGCCAGAGTGAATGCCAGACTAACCCGAACATCGACCAGACGCAGAACTGTCAACCCTTTGCTGCCGGTGGATAG